A genomic window from Nocardioides rotundus includes:
- a CDS encoding Dyp-type peroxidase, whose amino-acid sequence MPTQKVVVPPTRAGMFLVYTVNEGGEQAVRDLLSGLPGLTRGTSFRIPDGHLDCVIGIGADMWDRLFDAPRPAGLHTLEEIRGDKHTAVSTPGDILIHLRSERLDMCFELAMQITGKLEKVGQVVDEVHGFKFFDERDLLGFVDGTENPEGKFAEEAVLVGDKDPPFTGSSYVIVQKYLHDLDAWHGLSIEEQEKVIGRTKLDDIEFPDDEKASDSHVVLNTIEDADGVQRKIVRDNMPFGEVGAKEFGTYFIGYAGDPGVTEEMLRNMFIGKPPGNYDRILDFSTPVTGCLFFVPTEEFLDDPEPALEAARKRSTGNG is encoded by the coding sequence GTGCCGACCCAGAAGGTCGTCGTACCTCCGACGCGGGCCGGCATGTTCCTCGTCTACACCGTCAACGAGGGCGGGGAGCAGGCCGTTCGTGACCTGCTCTCCGGTCTCCCGGGTCTGACCCGCGGCACCTCGTTCCGGATCCCCGACGGGCACCTGGACTGCGTGATCGGCATCGGCGCGGACATGTGGGACCGGCTCTTCGACGCGCCGCGGCCGGCCGGGCTGCACACCCTGGAGGAGATCCGCGGGGACAAGCACACCGCGGTCTCCACGCCCGGCGACATCCTGATCCACTTGCGCTCGGAGCGGCTGGACATGTGCTTCGAGCTGGCGATGCAGATCACCGGCAAGCTGGAGAAGGTCGGCCAGGTGGTCGACGAGGTGCACGGGTTCAAGTTCTTCGACGAGCGCGACCTGCTCGGCTTCGTCGACGGCACCGAGAACCCGGAGGGCAAGTTCGCCGAGGAGGCGGTCCTCGTCGGGGACAAGGATCCGCCCTTCACCGGATCCAGCTACGTCATCGTGCAGAAGTACCTGCACGACCTCGACGCCTGGCACGGGCTCTCCATCGAGGAGCAGGAGAAGGTGATTGGCCGGACCAAGCTGGACGACATCGAGTTCCCCGACGACGAGAAGGCCTCGGACTCCCACGTCGTGCTCAACACGATCGAGGACGCGGACGGGGTCCAGCGCAAGATCGTGCGGGACAACATGCCCTTCGGCGAGGTCGGGGCCAAGGAGTTCGGGACCTACTTCATCGGGTACGCCGGCGACCCCGGGGTCACCGAGGAGATGCTGCGCAACATGTTCATCGGCAAGCCGCCGGGGAACTACGACCGCATCCTGGACTTCTCCACCCCGGTCACCGGGTGCTTGTTCTTCGTGCCCACCGAGGAGTTCCTCGATGACCCCGAGCCCGCCCTCGAGGCGGCGCGGAAGCGGTCCACGGGGAACGGCTAG
- a CDS encoding ATP-dependent Clp protease ATP-binding subunit: MSEWPMGSSFDDIFERFFGSMGAQPPVQRVDLGRLLTDDAKRLLAEASQEAQDAGNPEVTPEHVLHAAAVNEPGRTMLANLGIEPDAAAAEMSNVTAQYPTDGEGQPRFGPRLRAALRVAQQQAAQSGAGYIGPEFLLVGIASNRESPAAKVLARAVADGGAAAARGQNGKDASAESDTPTLDEFGRDLTAEARAGDLDPVVGRADEIAETVEILSRRRKNNPVLIGDPGVGKTAIVEGIAQRIVNGDVASSLVDSRVIALDMGALVAGSKYRGEFEERLKKVLDEVEAHSDEIILFIDELHTVVGAGSGGEGSMDAGNLLKPALARGKLHTIGATTIDEYRRYIEKDAALERRFQPVMVSEPTVDDTIEILRGLIDVYEAHHDVTYTDESLVAAAELSDRYITDRFMPDKAIDLVDQAGARARLKARTPDPETREVEDDLNRLNREIESAVANEQYDHAAKLKQERSKVEEKFQEAGGGTTPTVDVVDIAEVVSRRTGIPVSDLTLEERTRLLRLEDMLHERVIGQSEAVVVVSEAVRRGRSGLADPNRPLGSFLFLGPTGVGKTELAKALAEAVFGETDRMIRFDMSEFQEKHTVSRLVGAPPGYVGYEDAGQLTDKVRRQPYSVILFDEVEKAHPDVFNTLLQLLDDGRLTDAQGRTVDFTHTIVIMTSNIGSDVILRAGDEDLEQMEPEIMEMLRAHFRPEFLNRIDQTVIFHRLTKEELRQIVVLLLGQTERLLKAQDVGLDVDDAAKDWLADKGYEPEFGARPLRRTIQRELDNKLSRLLLGGAVGPGDTVKVGVKDDELDITVDSGESGDSADSTGSADSSGSSEGGGSSEGGGSSEESGSANQKSEQKDGE, translated from the coding sequence ATGTCCGAGTGGCCGATGGGTTCATCCTTCGACGACATCTTCGAGCGGTTCTTCGGCTCGATGGGCGCCCAGCCCCCCGTGCAGCGGGTGGATCTCGGTCGCCTGCTGACCGACGACGCGAAGCGGCTGCTCGCCGAGGCATCGCAGGAGGCACAGGACGCCGGCAACCCCGAGGTGACGCCGGAGCACGTGCTGCACGCCGCGGCGGTCAACGAGCCCGGCCGCACGATGCTGGCGAACCTGGGCATCGAGCCGGACGCGGCGGCCGCGGAGATGTCCAACGTGACCGCGCAATACCCCACCGACGGTGAGGGGCAGCCGCGCTTCGGCCCCCGGCTGCGTGCCGCGCTCCGGGTGGCCCAGCAGCAGGCGGCCCAGTCCGGCGCCGGCTACATCGGCCCGGAGTTCCTCCTCGTCGGGATCGCCTCCAACCGGGAGAGCCCGGCGGCCAAGGTGCTCGCCCGCGCGGTCGCCGACGGCGGCGCCGCGGCGGCCCGTGGCCAGAACGGCAAGGACGCGTCCGCCGAGAGCGACACGCCGACCCTGGACGAGTTCGGTCGCGACCTGACCGCCGAGGCCCGCGCCGGCGACCTCGACCCGGTGGTCGGCCGCGCCGACGAGATCGCGGAGACCGTGGAGATCCTCTCCCGGCGCCGCAAGAACAACCCGGTGCTCATCGGCGACCCCGGTGTCGGCAAGACCGCCATCGTTGAGGGGATCGCGCAGCGGATCGTCAACGGCGACGTGGCGTCCTCGCTGGTGGACTCCCGGGTGATCGCGCTGGACATGGGCGCGCTCGTGGCCGGCTCGAAGTACCGCGGCGAGTTCGAGGAGCGGCTGAAGAAGGTGCTCGACGAGGTCGAGGCCCACTCCGACGAGATCATCCTGTTCATCGACGAGCTGCACACCGTGGTCGGTGCCGGCAGCGGCGGCGAGGGCTCGATGGACGCCGGCAACCTGCTCAAGCCGGCGCTGGCCCGCGGCAAGCTGCACACTATCGGCGCGACGACGATCGACGAGTACCGCCGCTACATCGAGAAGGACGCCGCGCTCGAGCGCCGCTTCCAGCCGGTGATGGTGAGCGAGCCGACCGTGGACGACACCATCGAGATCCTCCGCGGCCTGATCGACGTCTACGAGGCCCACCACGACGTCACCTACACCGACGAGTCGCTGGTGGCGGCGGCGGAGCTCTCCGACCGCTACATCACCGACCGCTTCATGCCGGACAAGGCGATCGACCTGGTCGACCAGGCCGGTGCGCGGGCCCGACTCAAGGCCCGCACCCCGGACCCCGAGACCCGTGAGGTCGAGGACGACCTGAACCGACTCAACCGGGAGATCGAGTCCGCGGTCGCCAACGAGCAGTACGACCACGCAGCGAAGCTCAAGCAGGAGCGGAGCAAGGTCGAGGAGAAGTTCCAGGAGGCCGGTGGCGGCACCACGCCGACCGTGGACGTGGTCGACATCGCCGAGGTCGTGTCCCGCCGTACCGGCATCCCGGTCTCGGACCTCACCCTGGAGGAGCGGACCCGGCTGCTGCGGCTGGAGGACATGCTGCACGAGCGGGTCATCGGCCAGTCCGAGGCCGTCGTCGTGGTCTCCGAGGCGGTCCGCCGCGGCCGTTCCGGGCTGGCCGACCCCAACCGTCCGCTCGGCTCGTTCCTCTTCCTCGGCCCCACCGGCGTCGGCAAGACCGAGCTGGCCAAGGCGCTCGCGGAGGCGGTCTTCGGCGAGACCGACCGGATGATCCGCTTCGACATGAGCGAGTTCCAGGAGAAGCACACCGTCTCCCGGCTCGTCGGAGCGCCTCCGGGGTACGTCGGCTACGAGGACGCCGGCCAGCTCACCGACAAGGTGCGCCGCCAGCCCTACTCGGTGATTCTCTTCGACGAGGTCGAGAAGGCCCACCCGGACGTCTTCAACACCCTGCTGCAGCTGCTCGACGACGGCCGGCTGACCGACGCCCAGGGCCGCACCGTCGACTTCACCCACACGATCGTGATCATGACCAGCAACATCGGGTCGGACGTGATCCTGCGGGCAGGCGATGAGGACCTGGAGCAGATGGAGCCGGAGATCATGGAGATGCTCCGCGCCCACTTCCGGCCGGAGTTCCTCAACCGGATCGACCAGACGGTGATCTTCCACCGCCTCACCAAGGAGGAGCTGCGCCAGATCGTCGTGCTCCTGCTGGGGCAGACCGAGCGGCTGCTCAAGGCCCAGGACGTCGGTCTCGACGTGGACGATGCCGCCAAGGACTGGCTGGCCGACAAGGGCTACGAGCCCGAGTTCGGTGCCCGCCCGCTGCGCCGGACGATCCAGCGCGAGCTGGACAACAAGCTCTCCCGGCTGCTCCTCGGCGGCGCGGTCGGCCCCGGCGACACCGTCAAGGTCGGGGTCAAGGACGACGAGCTGGACATCACCGTGGACAGTGGTGAGAGCGGGGACTCCGCCGACTCCACCGGGTCCGCCGACTCCTCCGGCTCGTCGGAGGGCGGTGGCTCCTCGGAGGGCGGTGGCTCGTCGGAGGAGTCCGGCTCCGCGAACCAGAAGTCCGAGCAGAAGGACGGTGAGTGA
- a CDS encoding DUF1345 domain-containing protein, whose amino-acid sequence MSRSTRAPSSAAVRLGGSIAVGGAVGLLVLRAGEPALAGLTGFALTHLTFVVWGWAALWPMDAETTRSNSRRERLRRTIDELLVVVIAVGALVGIVLLMLLADSAEGNLAALIALAGVFMAWASLHLMYSSHYADLYYEYGDGGGGIDFNMKQPPSFSDFLYFSYTLGMTYAVSDTNVSSPAIRNVVVRQTLLSYVFGMVVMASTINLVAGITIS is encoded by the coding sequence ATGTCCCGATCGACACGTGCACCGTCCTCGGCGGCCGTGCGCCTGGGCGGATCCATCGCGGTGGGTGGCGCCGTGGGCCTGCTCGTCCTCCGCGCCGGAGAGCCGGCATTGGCGGGTCTCACCGGCTTCGCGCTCACCCATCTGACGTTCGTGGTCTGGGGCTGGGCAGCGCTGTGGCCGATGGACGCCGAGACGACGCGTTCGAACTCACGGCGCGAGCGGCTGCGCCGTACCATCGACGAGCTCCTGGTCGTGGTCATCGCGGTCGGTGCGTTGGTCGGGATCGTGCTGCTGATGCTGCTGGCCGACTCGGCCGAGGGGAACCTCGCCGCGCTGATCGCGCTGGCCGGCGTCTTCATGGCGTGGGCGAGCCTGCACCTGATGTACTCCAGCCACTACGCCGACCTCTACTACGAGTACGGCGACGGCGGCGGCGGCATCGACTTCAACATGAAGCAGCCGCCGTCGTTCAGCGATTTCCTGTACTTCAGCTACACCCTCGGGATGACCTACGCCGTCTCCGACACCAACGTGTCCTCGCCCGCGATCCGCAACGTGGTGGTCCGGCAGACGCTGCTGTCCTACGTCTTCGGCATGGTCGTGATGGCCAGCACGATCAACCTGGTCGCGGGCATCACGATCAGCTGA
- a CDS encoding MFS transporter encodes MADTETDAGGVRFGTPQGRWLLLATILGSGLAGIDATVVNVALPAIGESFDASFATLQWTVSAYALTLAAFILVGGVLGDRLGRRRVFVIGVVWFALASLACGLAPSAGVLIAARALQGVGAALLTPGSLSMLQASFAPEDRARAIGAWSGLGGVATAIGPFLGGWLVDFASWHWVFLINVPIAALVVWIAVKHVPESRDETAAPGLDVAGAILGVVALAGVSYALISSGEQGWSTWVLVSAAVGVLAGVAFRWVERTSAHPMLPLSVFSSRQFSAVNAMTLTVYAGLGVVMLLLVVQLQVVSGFGAIAAGVSLLPATVLMLLLSGRSGDLATRIGPRLQLTVGPVLVAAGMALMVRIGPDASYVVDVLVPVAVMGLGLSAMVAPLTATALASVDSGHSGLASGVNNAVARTGGLLAVAAIPAVAGLSGQVESDPAAFDAGFDRAVLIAAGLVLAGGLLGWLTIRNDVLEDEEPGERAEAPTPEQLHHCGVAAPPLASTTQQFEERDCGWS; translated from the coding sequence ATGGCGGACACGGAGACGGATGCGGGCGGGGTGAGGTTCGGTACGCCGCAGGGCCGGTGGCTGCTGTTGGCCACCATCCTCGGCTCCGGGCTGGCCGGGATCGACGCGACCGTCGTCAACGTGGCGCTGCCCGCGATCGGGGAGTCCTTCGACGCCTCGTTCGCGACACTGCAGTGGACGGTCTCGGCCTACGCCCTGACCCTGGCCGCCTTCATCCTGGTCGGCGGCGTGCTCGGCGACCGGCTCGGCCGGCGCAGGGTCTTCGTCATCGGGGTCGTCTGGTTCGCCCTCGCCTCGCTCGCCTGCGGGCTCGCGCCCAGCGCCGGGGTGCTGATCGCCGCCCGCGCGCTGCAGGGTGTCGGCGCCGCGCTCCTCACCCCCGGCAGCCTGTCCATGCTGCAGGCGTCCTTCGCGCCCGAGGACCGGGCCCGGGCGATCGGCGCCTGGTCCGGCCTGGGCGGCGTCGCCACCGCGATCGGCCCCTTCCTCGGCGGGTGGCTGGTGGACTTCGCCTCCTGGCACTGGGTCTTCCTCATCAACGTCCCGATCGCCGCGCTCGTGGTGTGGATCGCGGTCAAGCACGTGCCGGAGTCGCGCGACGAGACCGCCGCGCCCGGCCTCGACGTCGCGGGCGCGATCCTCGGCGTGGTCGCGCTCGCGGGCGTCAGCTATGCCCTCATCTCCAGCGGGGAGCAGGGTTGGAGCACCTGGGTGCTGGTCAGCGCCGCCGTGGGCGTCCTCGCCGGCGTCGCTTTCCGGTGGGTCGAGCGCACCAGCGCTCACCCGATGCTCCCGCTGAGCGTCTTCTCCTCCCGCCAGTTCTCCGCCGTCAACGCGATGACCCTGACGGTCTACGCCGGCCTCGGCGTGGTCATGCTCCTTCTGGTCGTGCAGCTGCAGGTGGTCTCCGGCTTCGGCGCCATCGCCGCGGGGGTGTCGCTCCTGCCCGCGACCGTTCTGATGCTCCTGCTGTCGGGCCGATCGGGCGACCTGGCCACCCGGATCGGGCCGCGGCTGCAGCTCACCGTCGGTCCGGTCCTCGTCGCGGCCGGGATGGCGCTGATGGTGCGGATCGGCCCGGACGCCTCCTACGTCGTCGACGTGCTCGTGCCCGTCGCCGTGATGGGCCTCGGCCTCTCGGCCATGGTCGCGCCGCTGACGGCCACCGCTCTAGCGAGTGTCGACTCCGGCCACTCCGGGCTCGCCTCGGGCGTCAACAACGCGGTGGCCCGGACCGGCGGCCTGCTCGCGGTCGCGGCGATCCCCGCGGTCGCCGGGCTCTCCGGCCAGGTCGAGAGCGACCCCGCGGCGTTCGACGCCGGCTTCGACCGGGCGGTCCTGATCGCGGCCGGCCTGGTGCTCGCCGGCGGCCTCCTGGGGTGGCTGACCATCCGCAACGACGTCTTGGAGGACGAGGAGCCGGGGGAGCGGGCCGAGGCGCCGACACCCGAGCAGCTCCACCACTGCGGCGTCGCCGCGCCACCGCTGGCCAGCACGACGCAGCAGTTCGAGGAGCGCGACTGCGGGTGGAGCTGA
- a CDS encoding zinc metalloprotease: MGQNNAESSEGIDSPDLDPAAPIPPEPTEEPAPDSPPTDVDAPEGPTAAKVVASAPGECSDGAYNTADLKEYGTYNWYMGDGPNPAGLSDADIRAEFGASLGNVTGQNTNCADYATDRVEAKAAYQGQTTKEADINADNTCQSRDHTSTWDAGNLTAGTLGRFCYWSVPTPGAKNDLVEADVRFNTVDADWTRKVTAYCTTRFDIRSTGTHEAGHVFGLKHVGAGHDNLTMYSPGGTPCDTRRRTLGKGDILGLRSIY; encoded by the coding sequence GTGGGGCAAAACAACGCTGAGTCCTCTGAAGGCATCGACTCTCCTGATCTGGATCCTGCCGCACCCATCCCTCCGGAACCAACCGAAGAACCGGCGCCTGACAGTCCTCCGACTGATGTTGACGCTCCGGAAGGCCCGACGGCCGCCAAGGTGGTCGCGTCGGCGCCGGGAGAGTGCAGCGATGGCGCCTACAACACTGCCGACCTTAAGGAGTACGGCACGTACAACTGGTACATGGGTGACGGGCCGAACCCTGCTGGCCTCAGCGATGCTGACATCAGGGCAGAGTTCGGTGCATCACTTGGCAATGTGACTGGCCAGAACACTAACTGCGCTGACTACGCCACCGACCGCGTGGAGGCCAAGGCCGCCTACCAGGGCCAGACCACCAAGGAGGCCGACATCAACGCAGATAACACATGCCAGTCTCGTGATCACACCAGCACCTGGGACGCCGGGAACCTCACGGCTGGCACACTCGGAAGATTCTGCTATTGGAGTGTCCCCACCCCTGGCGCAAAAAATGATCTGGTGGAAGCGGACGTTCGTTTCAACACCGTTGACGCCGACTGGACCCGAAAGGTAACCGCGTACTGCACCACGCGGTTCGACATCCGTTCCACCGGAACGCACGAAGCGGGTCATGTGTTCGGACTCAAGCACGTGGGCGCCGGGCACGATAACCTGACGATGTACTCGCCAGGCGGGACACCCTGCGACACGCGGCGAAGGACCCTAGGGAAGGGTGACATTCTCGGACTGCGCTCCATCTACTGA
- a CDS encoding DUF6281 family protein has product MLSIGRALVTLTAVGLLTSCAADESSDSPGDCVFGVVYQGHEYRAIIGKAQATGAKLSEPATLAGCEGEDPGDDAASTYEARRIRNVAPRWAIAVQSGADELYLARVDADLPASVATRLELN; this is encoded by the coding sequence ATGCTCAGCATAGGACGTGCGCTCGTCACGTTGACGGCCGTTGGCCTTTTGACGAGCTGCGCAGCTGATGAGTCCTCTGATTCCCCTGGAGACTGCGTGTTTGGCGTTGTCTACCAGGGGCATGAGTACAGAGCGATCATCGGCAAGGCCCAAGCGACGGGCGCGAAACTGAGTGAGCCCGCGACCCTCGCTGGCTGCGAAGGCGAGGACCCGGGTGACGATGCCGCTAGCACCTACGAGGCCCGTCGCATTCGAAACGTCGCTCCCAGGTGGGCCATCGCCGTCCAGTCCGGCGCGGATGAGCTTTACCTTGCCCGGGTGGACGCGGACCTCCCTGCGTCCGTCGCGACCCGCTTGGAACTCAATTGA
- a CDS encoding heavy metal translocating P-type ATPase: protein MSSHHGPQAGTEHSGHAMSEHDMAGHEDHAEHSGHGGHGGHGGHGDHAAMFRGLFLGSLALAVPTVLLSPMFADLLGYDLPDVPGLEWVSPILGTILYAWFGRPFLTGAVSEIKTRQPGMMLLVALALTVAFVASWGSTLGLLAHHLDFWWELALLVVIMLLGHWIEMRSLAETTSALDSLAALLPDEAERVEGDRTVTVAPTELEVGDVVVVRPGGRVPADGRVVDGSASMDESMITGESRSVRREPGDPVVAGTVATDSGLRVEVTATGDETTLAGIQKLVADAQASGSRAQRLADTAAGWLFWFALGAAVVTAIVWSVLGMPDEAVVRAITVLVIACPHALGLAIPLVISIATERAARAGVLVKDRLEMESMRTVDTVLFDKTGTLTAGRPVVSAVLPADGSGMGEDELLQYAASAEADSEHPLARAIVRAAEERSLHLEPAEDFTSSPAVGVTATVAGRRVRVGGPAMLREADRDDLEATSAWQDEGAIVLHVVVDGEVAGALRLADEIRAESRAAVKALQARGLEVVMITGDAEAVAASVAAELGIDRFYAGVRPEDKSSTVAELQAEGKRVAFTGDGVNDAPALAQADVGIAIGAGTDVAIASAGIILASDDPRSVVSVIELSEATYRKSIQNLAWGAGYNLIAVPLAAGVLAPIGFTLPMSVGAILMSASTVVVALNAQLLRRLDLSPDRVGTGS from the coding sequence ATGAGCAGCCACCACGGCCCGCAGGCGGGGACGGAGCACTCCGGCCACGCCATGTCCGAGCACGACATGGCGGGCCACGAGGACCACGCCGAGCACTCCGGTCACGGTGGGCACGGGGGCCATGGGGGTCACGGGGACCACGCCGCGATGTTCCGCGGCCTCTTCCTCGGCTCGCTCGCCCTGGCGGTGCCGACGGTGCTGCTCTCCCCGATGTTCGCGGACCTGCTGGGCTACGACCTGCCCGACGTGCCCGGCCTGGAGTGGGTCTCGCCGATCCTCGGCACGATCCTCTACGCCTGGTTCGGCCGGCCGTTCCTCACCGGGGCGGTGAGCGAGATCAAGACGCGGCAGCCCGGGATGATGCTGCTGGTCGCGCTCGCCCTCACCGTCGCGTTCGTCGCCTCGTGGGGCTCGACGCTCGGCCTGTTGGCGCACCACCTGGACTTCTGGTGGGAGCTGGCGCTGCTGGTCGTGATCATGCTGCTCGGCCACTGGATCGAGATGAGGTCGCTGGCCGAGACCACCTCCGCGTTGGACTCCTTGGCCGCGCTGCTGCCGGACGAGGCGGAGCGGGTCGAGGGCGACCGCACGGTCACCGTCGCCCCCACCGAGCTCGAGGTCGGCGATGTCGTCGTGGTCCGCCCCGGCGGTCGCGTGCCCGCGGACGGCAGGGTCGTCGACGGGTCGGCGTCGATGGACGAGTCGATGATCACCGGCGAGTCCCGGTCGGTACGGCGTGAGCCCGGCGACCCCGTCGTCGCCGGGACCGTCGCCACCGACTCCGGCCTGCGGGTCGAGGTCACCGCCACCGGCGACGAGACCACCCTGGCCGGAATCCAGAAGCTGGTCGCCGACGCGCAAGCGTCCGGCTCCCGCGCCCAGCGGCTCGCCGACACAGCCGCCGGCTGGCTGTTCTGGTTCGCCCTGGGCGCCGCGGTCGTCACCGCGATCGTCTGGTCGGTGCTCGGGATGCCCGACGAGGCCGTCGTCCGCGCCATCACAGTCCTGGTGATCGCCTGCCCCCACGCCCTCGGCCTGGCGATCCCGTTGGTCATCTCGATCGCCACCGAGCGCGCCGCGCGTGCCGGCGTACTGGTCAAGGATCGCCTGGAGATGGAGTCGATGCGGACCGTCGACACCGTGCTCTTCGACAAGACCGGCACCCTGACGGCCGGGCGCCCTGTGGTCAGCGCGGTCCTGCCCGCCGACGGGTCGGGCATGGGGGAGGACGAGCTGTTGCAGTACGCCGCGTCCGCGGAGGCCGACTCCGAGCACCCGCTGGCGCGGGCGATCGTCCGGGCTGCCGAGGAGCGCTCGCTCCACCTGGAGCCGGCCGAGGACTTCACCTCCTCGCCCGCCGTCGGCGTCACCGCCACCGTGGCCGGGCGACGGGTCCGGGTCGGCGGCCCGGCGATGCTCCGCGAGGCCGACCGAGACGACCTGGAGGCGACGTCGGCCTGGCAGGACGAGGGCGCGATCGTGCTGCACGTCGTCGTCGACGGCGAGGTGGCCGGGGCGCTGCGGCTGGCTGACGAGATCCGAGCCGAGTCCCGCGCGGCGGTGAAGGCGCTGCAGGCTCGCGGGCTGGAGGTCGTGATGATCACCGGCGACGCGGAAGCGGTTGCCGCGTCGGTCGCCGCCGAGCTCGGGATCGACCGCTTCTACGCCGGTGTCCGGCCCGAGGACAAGTCGTCGACGGTGGCCGAGCTGCAGGCCGAGGGCAAACGGGTCGCCTTCACCGGCGACGGCGTCAACGACGCCCCCGCCCTCGCCCAGGCGGACGTCGGGATCGCGATCGGCGCCGGCACGGACGTGGCGATCGCGTCGGCGGGGATCATCCTCGCCTCCGACGACCCGCGGTCGGTGGTCTCGGTGATCGAGCTGTCCGAGGCGACGTACCGCAAGAGCATCCAGAACCTCGCCTGGGGTGCGGGATACAACCTGATCGCCGTCCCGCTCGCGGCCGGGGTGCTCGCGCCGATCGGGTTCACCCTGCCGATGTCGGTCGGCGCGATCCTGATGAGCGCCTCGACCGTGGTGGTCGCCCTCAACGCGCAGCTGCTGCGGCGCCTGGACCTCTCGCCGGACCGGGTCGGCACCGGCAGCTGA